A genome region from Corallococcus exiguus includes the following:
- a CDS encoding tetratricopeptide repeat protein, translating to MPLACLDEPTFMDLLLGTLPSDRAALVDEHLDTCPSCRRMVSEALKVQPPTDSGLAVPEEEVLDSQLATLAVDPWRGKKPRLRLPTPPLARGTAVGRYLILEMLGVGGMSVVYAAYDPELDRRVALKLLQVEALGLGAEAGRTQVLREAQAMARVSHPHVVSVFDVGTFGRQVFLAMELVDAHTLRKWEHDGPHPWRQVVEVFLAVARGLAAAHAVGVVHGDVKPENILVGQDGRVRVTDFGLSRIMFGAVVPPVMPGSPAHPRAMEGGTPAYMAPEQFPPEERTDARSDQFGFCAALYEGLYGERPFAGATVEELSQAVHAGRVKSVPRHSGVPQWLRKVVVKGLSVKPEDRHASMEALIAALDADPAARRTRRLRVAGASLLLLSAVGLTHVLNRRDVTGCEGAARAMDGVWDASRQQAVEAAFVGTERRFAHDAFRHVRRGLDSYTAAWVTTRTAACEATRVRHEQSEAVMALRMRCLDARLADVAALTQLFTQADPDLVERAPRAVEGLTPLAGCSDVEALTSRGHSSSDDPAARDRTVALLQALVDARALRAAGRYSQGVARVEPVAQSARAAGDWSGAADALLLLAELKDGAGDYRGAEATVLQAAWTAEAGRNDDAAARAWTLAVRVTGERLDHYVQGQQAAERASAAVERLGASRELAGALAMNLGRLLSRQGRYPEAHEQLTRALSFLEKRFGPEALEVADVRVELGTVRRSQGRAEEALGLYERALGTVRGALGPEHPDVARIRLEQASVRWQQGDFVQSERLARGALALLERSLGQDHPQVADALNSLALALQYQGKREEALPLYERALSIAEKTEGRDSSTVAIIVNNIGTLLVHMGRLEEATQRFATALEQVEKSLGPDHPTLALVLRGMGQTLSYRNQPDQALPYFQRAAALQTSLPDDVNGGWTGALVDLGRTYMVLGRPREALAPLEQAVAGWERARPRPAERPAARYMLARALWDAKQDPARAVRLAAEARQEAASLPDEESSVPELRQAMDRWIAKLPPAARRDIKAAMATPKPADPARDALVR from the coding sequence ATGCCCCTCGCCTGTCTGGACGAACCCACGTTCATGGACCTCCTGCTCGGGACGCTGCCCTCCGACAGGGCGGCGCTCGTCGACGAGCACCTGGACACGTGCCCCTCCTGCCGGCGCATGGTGTCCGAGGCGCTGAAGGTGCAACCGCCCACGGACTCCGGGCTGGCTGTTCCGGAGGAGGAGGTCCTCGACAGCCAGCTGGCGACGCTGGCCGTGGACCCGTGGCGCGGGAAGAAGCCGCGCCTGAGGCTGCCCACGCCGCCGCTCGCGCGTGGCACGGCGGTGGGGCGCTACCTCATCCTGGAGATGCTGGGCGTGGGCGGGATGAGCGTCGTGTACGCCGCCTATGACCCGGAGCTGGACCGCCGCGTCGCGCTCAAGCTCCTCCAGGTGGAGGCGCTGGGGCTGGGCGCGGAGGCTGGACGCACGCAGGTGCTGCGCGAGGCGCAGGCCATGGCCCGCGTCTCCCACCCGCACGTCGTCTCCGTCTTCGACGTGGGCACCTTCGGCCGGCAGGTCTTCCTGGCCATGGAGCTGGTGGACGCGCACACGCTGCGCAAGTGGGAGCACGACGGTCCGCACCCGTGGCGCCAGGTGGTGGAGGTCTTCCTCGCCGTGGCCCGGGGGCTCGCCGCCGCGCACGCGGTGGGCGTCGTGCACGGCGACGTGAAGCCGGAGAACATCCTCGTGGGCCAGGATGGCCGCGTGCGCGTCACCGACTTCGGCCTGTCGCGCATCATGTTCGGCGCCGTGGTCCCGCCGGTGATGCCGGGAAGCCCCGCGCATCCGCGAGCCATGGAGGGCGGCACGCCCGCGTACATGGCCCCGGAGCAGTTCCCGCCGGAGGAGCGCACCGACGCGCGAAGCGACCAATTCGGCTTCTGCGCCGCGCTCTACGAAGGCCTCTACGGCGAGCGACCCTTCGCGGGCGCCACGGTGGAGGAGCTGTCCCAGGCGGTGCATGCGGGGCGAGTGAAGAGCGTGCCCCGGCACTCCGGCGTGCCGCAGTGGCTGCGCAAGGTGGTGGTGAAGGGCCTGTCGGTGAAGCCCGAGGACCGCCACGCGTCCATGGAGGCGCTCATCGCCGCGCTGGATGCGGACCCCGCGGCGCGCCGGACGCGGCGGCTGCGCGTGGCGGGCGCGTCGCTGCTGCTCCTGTCCGCGGTGGGCCTCACGCACGTCCTCAACCGCCGCGACGTCACGGGCTGCGAGGGTGCCGCCCGCGCCATGGACGGCGTGTGGGACGCGTCCCGGCAGCAGGCGGTGGAGGCGGCCTTCGTCGGCACCGAGCGCCGCTTCGCGCACGACGCCTTCCGGCATGTGCGCCGGGGACTGGACTCGTACACCGCCGCGTGGGTGACGACGCGCACGGCGGCCTGCGAGGCCACCCGCGTACGCCACGAGCAGAGCGAAGCGGTGATGGCGCTGCGCATGCGCTGCCTGGACGCGCGGCTCGCGGACGTGGCCGCGCTCACGCAGTTGTTCACGCAGGCGGACCCGGACCTGGTGGAGCGGGCGCCCCGCGCGGTGGAGGGGCTGACGCCGCTGGCGGGCTGCTCGGACGTGGAGGCGCTGACGTCGCGCGGCCACTCCTCATCCGATGATCCCGCTGCAAGGGACCGCACGGTGGCGCTGCTCCAGGCGCTCGTGGACGCAAGGGCGCTGCGCGCCGCCGGCCGCTATTCGCAGGGAGTGGCGCGCGTGGAGCCGGTGGCCCAGTCCGCACGCGCCGCGGGGGACTGGTCCGGCGCCGCGGACGCGCTGCTGCTGCTCGCGGAGTTGAAGGACGGGGCCGGGGACTACCGGGGCGCGGAGGCCACGGTGCTCCAGGCCGCGTGGACCGCGGAGGCCGGCCGCAACGACGACGCCGCCGCCCGGGCGTGGACGTTGGCGGTGCGCGTGACGGGCGAACGGTTGGACCACTACGTCCAGGGACAGCAGGCCGCGGAGCGGGCCAGCGCCGCGGTGGAGCGGCTGGGCGCCAGCAGGGAACTGGCCGGCGCGCTCGCCATGAACCTGGGCCGGCTGTTGTCGCGCCAGGGCCGCTACCCGGAGGCCCACGAACAGCTCACTCGCGCGCTGTCCTTCCTGGAGAAGCGCTTCGGCCCGGAGGCCCTGGAGGTCGCGGACGTGCGCGTGGAGTTGGGCACCGTGCGCCGCTCACAGGGGCGCGCGGAGGAGGCCCTGGGCCTGTACGAGCGCGCATTGGGCACCGTGCGAGGAGCGCTGGGGCCCGAGCATCCGGACGTGGCGCGCATCCGCCTGGAGCAGGCCAGCGTGCGTTGGCAGCAGGGCGACTTCGTGCAGTCGGAGCGGCTGGCCCGGGGCGCGCTGGCGCTGCTGGAGCGCTCGCTGGGCCAGGACCACCCGCAGGTGGCGGACGCGCTCAACAGCCTGGCGCTGGCGCTCCAGTACCAGGGCAAGCGCGAGGAGGCGCTGCCCCTCTACGAACGCGCGCTGAGCATCGCGGAGAAGACGGAGGGGCGCGACAGCTCCACGGTGGCCATCATCGTCAACAACATCGGCACGCTGCTGGTGCACATGGGCCGGTTGGAGGAGGCCACCCAGCGCTTCGCCACGGCGCTCGAGCAGGTGGAGAAGAGCCTGGGCCCGGACCACCCCACGCTGGCGCTGGTGCTCCGGGGCATGGGGCAGACGCTCAGCTACCGCAACCAGCCGGACCAGGCCCTGCCGTACTTCCAGCGCGCCGCCGCGCTCCAGACGTCCCTGCCAGACGACGTGAACGGCGGCTGGACGGGGGCGCTGGTGGACCTGGGGCGCACGTACATGGTGCTCGGCCGTCCGCGCGAGGCGCTGGCTCCGCTGGAGCAGGCCGTCGCCGGTTGGGAGCGCGCCCGGCCCCGACCCGCGGAGCGCCCCGCCGCGCGCTACATGCTGGCCCGCGCGCTGTGGGACGCGAAGCAGGACCCGGCCCGCGCCGTCCGGCTCGCCGCCGAGGCCCGCCAGGAGGCCGCATCGCTCCCCGACGAGGAGTCCTCCGTGCCGGAGCTGCGACAGGCGATGGACCGCTGGATCGCCAAGCTGCCCCCCGCCGCGCGCAGGGACATCAAGGCCGCCATGGCCACGCCGAAGCCCGCGGACCCCGCCAGGGACGCGCTCGTCCGGTAA
- a CDS encoding TonB C-terminal domain-containing protein, whose protein sequence is MRRLGWAGLISLALHALIFGLLWAVDPALSSAGRTARLREKAVEVEIITSPSVPPVTPPAPTPPAPEPAAPPSGIATREPPKSAPPPAPAPAKPRAPAKDAPTEPPPATATREPPEPPPPPVATREPAPSEDAPRASADDIPRLDIATRVPSPDGDRPPGALPQNLIPSPGSNKGVIITTPENSRGGGRTLRPGDPSLSAESLRAEEHARVSERVQGIVDERRARDRVDTGRIHPYFGQLRAQLEKQMDAPPLFDMPSFPKQLMYSYAEKARQFGATGSPGSMPGPRKPPKPGELLAKRARDEPGYNRLRGLSQAGEELQDFAHGVSTMKLTVTLELLQGPDGLLREVKLISRSGNRAYDDYVLQAVPPALGKAAVPPPDAMGVHTDGIRSVWAVEGRVVYVRKVSEMKKGADNIYLAALTAAGLLAGNFDETTGEVYVIDVRNPHFECRSRLLRVY, encoded by the coding sequence TTGCGACGTCTCGGATGGGCCGGACTGATATCCCTGGCACTGCACGCCCTCATCTTCGGGCTGTTGTGGGCAGTGGACCCCGCGCTGTCGTCCGCCGGACGCACCGCCCGGCTGCGCGAGAAGGCGGTCGAGGTGGAGATCATCACCTCCCCCTCCGTCCCCCCGGTGACCCCGCCCGCCCCGACGCCCCCGGCACCGGAGCCCGCCGCCCCACCGTCCGGCATCGCGACGCGTGAGCCGCCGAAGAGCGCCCCTCCTCCGGCACCGGCCCCCGCGAAGCCGCGTGCGCCAGCGAAGGACGCGCCGACCGAGCCACCTCCAGCGACCGCGACGCGCGAACCCCCGGAGCCGCCTCCGCCTCCCGTCGCGACGCGAGAGCCGGCTCCTTCCGAAGACGCTCCGCGCGCGTCGGCGGACGACATTCCACGCCTGGACATCGCGACCCGCGTGCCCTCTCCAGACGGGGACCGGCCCCCGGGTGCCCTTCCCCAGAACCTGATTCCCTCCCCCGGTTCGAACAAGGGGGTCATCATCACGACGCCGGAGAACTCCCGGGGCGGAGGCCGCACGCTGCGCCCTGGCGACCCGAGCCTGTCCGCCGAATCCCTCCGAGCCGAGGAACACGCACGCGTGTCGGAGCGGGTGCAGGGCATCGTCGACGAACGCCGCGCGCGCGACCGCGTGGACACCGGCCGCATCCATCCCTACTTCGGCCAGCTGCGCGCGCAGCTGGAGAAGCAGATGGACGCCCCGCCCCTCTTCGACATGCCCAGCTTCCCCAAGCAGCTGATGTACTCCTACGCGGAGAAGGCCCGGCAGTTCGGCGCCACCGGCTCCCCCGGGAGCATGCCCGGGCCTCGCAAGCCTCCCAAGCCGGGCGAGCTCCTCGCGAAGCGCGCCCGCGACGAGCCCGGCTACAACCGACTGCGAGGCCTCTCCCAGGCGGGCGAGGAGCTCCAGGACTTCGCCCACGGCGTCAGCACCATGAAGCTCACCGTCACGCTGGAGCTGCTCCAGGGCCCGGACGGCCTCCTGCGCGAGGTGAAGCTCATCAGCCGCAGCGGCAACCGCGCCTACGACGACTACGTGCTCCAGGCCGTCCCGCCCGCGCTGGGGAAGGCCGCCGTGCCGCCCCCGGACGCGATGGGCGTGCACACGGACGGCATCCGCAGCGTCTGGGCCGTGGAAGGTCGCGTCGTCTACGTGCGCAAGGTCAGCGAGATGAAGAAGGGCGCGGACAACATCTACCTCGCCGCCCTGACCGCCGCGGGACTGCTCGCCGGCAACTTCGATGAGACCACCGGCGAGGTCTACGTCATCGACGTGCGCAACCCGCACTTCGAATGCCGCTCGCGCCTGCTGCGCGTCTACTGA
- a CDS encoding amidase produces the protein MKSSVPLQEAGTAGGARALVSLTTTELAAALRERHVTAVEVLDAFLARARAHNPTLNAVVTWDEAQARKRAEEADAALARGELWGPLHGVPFTVKDAFSTEGLRTTSAHPALAEYVPAHDATVVARLKAAGAILFGKTNLPPFAGDFQTDGPLWGRTNNPHDLGHTPGGSSGGAAAAVAAGLTPFEVGSDIGGSIRQPAAYCGIVGLKPTEHRVSTFGHIPDPPDGPRHVRHMACAGPLARSVADVRLILSIIEGADPRAPEVPPVAPVGAAKPRALKGLRLAWADTLGPFQADRETRELFQRFTAAARAEGVVVEQAVPPGQDFTDLVEVWGLTEGAEVGAPLPPPVREGYQQQFLPFERDLLAKAIVQGTRVDMTGYGTALSRRDVHIGLLEDFLSGWDAWLVPVAMTAAPPHMPFGAPLDVDGVPRDYLEAFGGFTCLFNATGSPVVVFPLGLTSAGLPVGAQLVGRRWTDGALLDVAEALLPLGGGVRWPAAFTP, from the coding sequence ATGAAGTCATCTGTCCCGCTTCAGGAGGCCGGAACCGCCGGGGGCGCACGCGCGCTCGTCTCCCTCACGACGACGGAGCTGGCGGCCGCCCTGCGCGAGCGTCACGTCACCGCGGTGGAGGTGCTGGACGCCTTCCTCGCCCGCGCGCGAGCACACAACCCCACGCTCAATGCCGTCGTGACGTGGGACGAGGCGCAGGCCCGGAAGCGGGCGGAAGAGGCGGACGCGGCGCTTGCCCGGGGCGAGCTGTGGGGCCCGCTGCACGGCGTGCCCTTCACGGTGAAGGACGCGTTCAGCACCGAGGGCCTGCGCACGACGTCCGCCCACCCGGCCCTCGCGGAGTACGTGCCCGCGCACGACGCGACCGTGGTGGCCCGGCTCAAGGCGGCGGGGGCCATCCTCTTCGGCAAGACGAACCTGCCGCCGTTCGCGGGGGACTTCCAGACGGACGGGCCGCTCTGGGGCCGGACGAACAACCCGCATGACCTGGGGCACACGCCGGGCGGCTCCAGCGGTGGCGCGGCGGCGGCGGTGGCGGCGGGGCTCACGCCGTTCGAGGTGGGCAGCGACATTGGCGGCTCCATCCGGCAGCCGGCGGCCTACTGCGGCATCGTGGGCCTCAAGCCCACGGAGCACCGCGTCTCCACCTTCGGCCACATCCCGGACCCGCCGGACGGGCCGCGCCACGTGCGCCACATGGCGTGCGCGGGGCCGCTGGCGCGCTCGGTGGCGGACGTGCGGCTCATCCTGTCCATCATCGAGGGCGCGGATCCGCGCGCCCCGGAGGTGCCGCCCGTCGCGCCGGTGGGCGCCGCGAAGCCCCGGGCGCTGAAGGGCCTGCGGCTGGCGTGGGCGGACACGCTGGGCCCCTTCCAGGCCGACCGCGAGACGCGTGAGCTGTTCCAGCGCTTCACCGCCGCCGCCCGCGCGGAGGGCGTCGTGGTGGAGCAGGCCGTGCCTCCGGGGCAGGACTTCACGGACCTGGTGGAGGTGTGGGGGCTGACGGAGGGCGCCGAGGTGGGCGCGCCCCTGCCTCCGCCCGTGCGCGAGGGCTATCAGCAGCAGTTCCTCCCCTTCGAGCGGGACCTGCTGGCGAAGGCCATCGTGCAGGGCACGCGCGTGGACATGACGGGCTACGGCACGGCGCTCAGCCGGCGGGACGTGCACATCGGCCTGTTGGAGGACTTCCTGTCCGGCTGGGACGCGTGGCTCGTGCCGGTGGCGATGACGGCCGCGCCGCCGCACATGCCGTTCGGGGCGCCGTTGGACGTGGACGGCGTGCCTCGCGACTACCTGGAGGCCTTTGGCGGGTTCACCTGCCTGTTCAACGCGACGGGGAGCCCTGTCGTGGTCTTCCCGCTGGGGCTCACGTCGGCGGGCCTGCCGGTGGGGGCGCAGCTGGTGGGGCGGCGGTGGACGGACGGGGCGCTGCTCGACGTGGCGGAGGCGCTCCTGCCCCTGGGCGGAGGCGTGCGGTGGCCCGCGGCGTTCACGCCCTGA
- a CDS encoding L,D-transpeptidase family protein: MKVLLAWGVLLASLCAHAEDRVAAARKRQTAGLVKTFKEAGLSWPPEELYLRAFKVERELEVWAGKPGQPLVKVRTFPVCAASGDVGPKRAQGDLQVPEGFYTVDLFNPKSAYHLSMRVSYPNALDRKLGAAKPGGDIYIHGDCVSIGCLAIEDGPIEELYVMVSEARASMRRDVPVHVFPRRLDAAGLTALEALSGVTDARKAFWRGLEPGYRLFEESRRPPKVKVDDSASAYVVSPAPRARAR; encoded by the coding sequence ATGAAGGTCCTGCTCGCGTGGGGTGTCCTGTTGGCCTCGCTGTGCGCCCACGCGGAAGACCGGGTCGCGGCGGCCCGCAAGCGCCAGACGGCCGGTCTCGTCAAAACGTTCAAGGAGGCGGGGCTGTCCTGGCCGCCGGAGGAACTCTACCTGCGGGCCTTCAAGGTCGAGCGCGAGCTGGAGGTCTGGGCGGGCAAGCCGGGCCAGCCGCTGGTGAAGGTGCGCACCTTCCCCGTCTGCGCGGCCTCCGGCGACGTGGGCCCCAAACGGGCCCAGGGCGACCTGCAGGTCCCGGAGGGCTTCTACACGGTGGACCTCTTCAACCCGAAGAGCGCGTACCACCTGTCCATGCGGGTGAGCTACCCGAACGCGCTGGACCGCAAGCTGGGCGCCGCGAAGCCCGGGGGCGACATCTACATCCACGGCGACTGCGTGAGCATCGGCTGCCTGGCCATCGAGGACGGCCCCATCGAGGAGCTGTACGTCATGGTGTCCGAGGCCCGCGCGAGCATGCGCCGCGACGTGCCGGTGCACGTGTTCCCACGGCGGCTGGACGCGGCGGGGCTCACGGCGCTGGAGGCCCTCTCCGGTGTCACCGACGCGCGGAAGGCCTTCTGGCGCGGCCTGGAGCCGGGCTACCGCCTCTTCGAGGAGTCCCGGCGTCCACCGAAAGTGAAGGTGGATGACTCCGCGTCCGCCTACGTGGTGTCGCCGGCTCCGCGGGCCCGGGCGCGCTGA
- a CDS encoding RIO1 family regulatory kinase/ATPase domain-containing protein produces MNDSLETLLADGIIDAVIGQLKTGKEAEVWLVQHAGQVVAAKLYKERHERNFRNNSGYKEGREVRNSRTRRAMEKGSRFGQAAAEEAWKNAEADSLYKLHAQGVRVPTPVLFYEGILLMELVRDAEGQPAPRLVEAPPQTPEEAEALYLDLRAQVVRTMCADLIHGDLSPYNILMSGSGPTIIDFPQTVAAARNSQAEFYFRRDLDNVREFLAGFSSRLAGRAGDTGEIWNAYVRRELTPDFVPSGAFREAPRRQGAGRQTSRQERFLQQEEARRNEIRPAPAPVPVEEGLSEEEAELRALEALVLRQGGGERGRPVVTASPRDGRRRGGSGGKPPPRTGNAPRPGSGGPQQNAGARPAQGGGNNRPNGNNGRPQQGGPRNGAPAQGANAPVAQGANAPAAQGDARMNGRPQQGGPRNGNPRNEPRRDGRPPRSPNGEARMNGQPIGENAQASQQNSRPPRMNGQPSAENGQASQQNGRPPRMNGQPSGENGQAPQQNSRPPRMNRQPAGEISQASQQNGRPPRMNGQPSGENGQASQQNSRPPRMNGQPSGENGQASQQNGRPPRMNGQPSAENGQAPQQNSRPPRMNRQPAGENGQAPQQNGRPPRMNGQPIGENAQASQQNGRPPRMNGRSRGGESGLKGPSRQNGQPDSGEAAVNGQPHGGEAAVNGQAQQPNGNGRPPRNEWRANGRPQQNGEPRQEGPGAQSRMNGRPPRNNGSFQDGDPQQNGEPRQTGRGPGSGPREARGNLPNNGPRMPRQGPERGAGRSSRGSAPQVSYVGRPPAASSSNPETGSS; encoded by the coding sequence ATGAATGACTCCCTCGAGACCCTCCTCGCCGACGGCATCATCGACGCCGTCATCGGCCAGCTGAAGACGGGGAAGGAGGCGGAGGTGTGGCTCGTCCAGCACGCCGGCCAGGTTGTCGCAGCGAAGCTGTACAAGGAGCGCCACGAGCGCAACTTCCGCAACAACTCCGGCTACAAGGAAGGCCGCGAGGTGCGCAACTCGCGCACGCGCCGCGCCATGGAGAAGGGCAGCCGCTTCGGGCAGGCCGCCGCGGAAGAGGCGTGGAAGAACGCGGAAGCGGACTCGCTCTACAAGCTGCACGCACAAGGCGTGCGCGTGCCCACGCCGGTGCTGTTCTACGAGGGCATCCTCCTCATGGAGCTGGTGCGGGACGCGGAAGGACAGCCCGCGCCCCGGCTGGTGGAGGCTCCGCCCCAGACGCCCGAGGAGGCCGAGGCCCTCTACCTGGACCTGCGGGCCCAGGTGGTTCGCACCATGTGCGCGGACCTCATTCACGGGGACCTGTCGCCCTACAACATCCTGATGAGCGGGTCCGGGCCGACCATCATCGACTTTCCGCAGACGGTGGCGGCGGCGCGCAACAGCCAGGCGGAGTTCTACTTCCGCCGCGACCTGGATAACGTGCGGGAGTTCCTGGCGGGCTTTTCGTCCCGGCTGGCGGGTCGCGCGGGTGACACGGGCGAAATCTGGAACGCGTACGTGCGGCGCGAGCTGACGCCGGACTTCGTGCCGTCGGGAGCGTTCCGAGAGGCGCCGCGTCGGCAGGGCGCCGGCCGTCAGACGTCCCGGCAGGAGCGGTTCCTCCAGCAGGAGGAGGCCCGGCGCAACGAGATCCGTCCGGCTCCGGCGCCCGTGCCGGTGGAGGAAGGGCTCAGCGAGGAAGAGGCGGAGCTGCGCGCGCTGGAGGCGCTGGTGCTGCGCCAGGGTGGCGGCGAGCGTGGGCGGCCCGTCGTCACGGCGAGCCCGCGCGATGGGCGTCGGCGCGGTGGGTCTGGTGGCAAGCCGCCGCCGCGCACCGGCAATGCGCCGCGGCCCGGGAGCGGTGGGCCCCAGCAGAACGCGGGAGCGCGTCCGGCGCAGGGCGGTGGCAACAACCGGCCCAACGGCAACAACGGGCGTCCGCAGCAGGGCGGACCGCGCAACGGCGCTCCGGCGCAGGGCGCGAATGCTCCGGTGGCGCAGGGTGCGAATGCGCCGGCGGCGCAGGGCGATGCTCGCATGAACGGCCGGCCGCAGCAGGGAGGGCCGCGCAACGGCAATCCGCGCAACGAGCCGCGCCGTGATGGACGTCCGCCGCGCTCGCCCAACGGCGAGGCGCGCATGAACGGCCAGCCGATTGGCGAGAACGCTCAGGCGTCGCAGCAGAACAGCCGGCCGCCGCGCATGAATGGCCAGCCGTCTGCAGAGAACGGTCAGGCATCGCAGCAGAACGGCCGGCCGCCGCGCATGAACGGCCAGCCGTCTGGCGAGAACGGTCAGGCGCCACAGCAGAACAGCCGGCCGCCGCGCATGAACAGGCAGCCAGCTGGCGAGATTAGCCAGGCGTCGCAGCAGAACGGCCGGCCTCCGCGCATGAACGGCCAGCCTTCTGGCGAGAACGGTCAGGCGTCGCAGCAGAACAGCCGGCCGCCGCGCATGAACGGCCAGCCGTCTGGCGAGAACGGTCAGGCGTCGCAGCAGAACGGCCGGCCTCCGCGCATGAACGGTCAGCCTTCTGCCGAGAACGGTCAGGCGCCACAGCAGAACAGCCGGCCGCCGCGCATGAACAGGCAGCCAGCTGGTGAGAACGGCCAGGCACCGCAGCAGAACGGCCGGCCTCCGCGCATGAACGGCCAGCCGATTGGCGAGAACGCTCAGGCGTCGCAGCAGAACGGCCGGCCTCCGCGCATGAATGGCAGGTCTCGTGGCGGTGAGTCGGGCCTGAAGGGTCCGTCGCGCCAGAACGGTCAGCCGGATAGCGGCGAGGCTGCTGTGAACGGCCAGCCGCACGGCGGCGAGGCTGCGGTGAACGGTCAGGCTCAACAGCCGAACGGCAACGGCCGGCCGCCGCGCAACGAGTGGCGCGCGAATGGTCGTCCGCAGCAGAACGGCGAGCCGCGCCAGGAGGGTCCGGGAGCGCAGTCGCGCATGAACGGACGGCCTCCGCGCAACAACGGTTCCTTCCAGGACGGCGACCCGCAGCAGAACGGCGAGCCGCGCCAGACTGGCCGGGGCCCGGGCTCGGGTCCCCGCGAGGCGCGTGGCAACCTGCCCAACAACGGTCCTCGGATGCCCCGTCAGGGCCCGGAGCGCGGCGCGGGACGTTCGTCCCGGGGTTCCGCGCCCCAGGTGAGCTACGTGGGCCGTCCGCCCGCGGCCTCGTCCTCGAACCCCGAGACAGGCTCCTCCTAG
- a CDS encoding alpha-ketoglutarate-dependent dioxygenase AlkB — MALPPRRGPGSPLARKAAQRTPGHHYNASFLNSADRTEILAWLGTLHPLWEERFSKHFPPPEGQQQRRLLRPVYWLGNWQFACLDYYRPPKGVQNRCVKAEPFPAVLERQIEKVEALARRMFRGPDMPQGWHLNTCLVNFYGNRLEDGRWVDTARVGEHKDFEPGPVASLSLGERALIQFVTSTRPGERDAVVLEQWLDDGALQLFGGAQWKEQTFHRVQRVDTRAGHVMPPELPDFRTRRINLTFRYVPDAHVTPFAALSPEAREDVRPYMETLAKGSRFFREELAREQPPTKAE, encoded by the coding sequence ATGGCCTTGCCTCCCCGCAGGGGCCCGGGTTCCCCGCTGGCGCGCAAGGCCGCGCAGCGCACGCCGGGCCACCACTACAACGCGAGCTTCCTGAACTCGGCGGACCGCACGGAGATATTGGCGTGGCTGGGGACGCTGCATCCGCTGTGGGAGGAGCGCTTTTCGAAGCACTTCCCGCCGCCGGAAGGCCAGCAGCAGCGGCGGTTGCTCAGGCCGGTGTACTGGCTGGGCAACTGGCAGTTCGCGTGTCTGGACTACTACCGGCCCCCGAAGGGCGTGCAGAACCGCTGCGTGAAAGCGGAGCCGTTCCCGGCGGTGCTGGAGCGGCAGATTGAAAAGGTGGAGGCGCTGGCGCGGCGGATGTTCCGGGGCCCGGACATGCCGCAGGGCTGGCACCTCAACACGTGCCTGGTGAACTTCTACGGCAACCGGTTGGAGGACGGGCGCTGGGTGGACACCGCGCGCGTGGGCGAGCACAAGGACTTCGAGCCCGGCCCGGTGGCGTCGCTGTCGTTGGGCGAGCGCGCGCTCATCCAGTTCGTCACGTCCACGCGGCCCGGCGAGCGGGACGCGGTGGTGCTGGAGCAGTGGCTGGATGACGGAGCGCTGCAGCTCTTTGGCGGGGCGCAGTGGAAGGAGCAGACGTTCCACCGGGTGCAGCGGGTGGACACGCGCGCGGGGCACGTGATGCCGCCGGAGCTGCCGGACTTCCGCACGCGGCGCATCAACCTGACGTTCCGCTACGTGCCGGACGCGCACGTGACGCCGTTCGCGGCGCTGAGCCCGGAGGCCCGCGAGGACGTGCGCCCGTACATGGAGACGCTCGCGAAGGGCAGCCGGTTCTTCCGTGAGGAACTGGCGCGCGAACAGCCGCCGACAAAGGCGGAGTAG
- the deoD gene encoding purine-nucleoside phosphorylase — MATPHISASPGDFAEVILMPGDPLRARYISERFLENARSVTSVRNMLGFTGTFRGKRLSVMGHGMGVPSISIYATELVKNYGAKVLIRVGSCGALRTDVKLRDVIVAMGAGTDSNVNRMRVMGHDFPAVADFTLARRAVEAAEKRNKPVRVGNVFTSDLFYHPQEALNATLEKMGILAVEMEIAGLYGVAAEFGARALSLLTVSDHIRTGEHLSPEDRQTTFDEMIELALDVAASEA; from the coding sequence ATGGCAACTCCGCACATCTCCGCGTCTCCCGGTGACTTCGCTGAAGTGATCCTCATGCCGGGCGACCCGCTCCGGGCGCGCTACATCTCCGAGCGCTTCCTGGAGAACGCGCGCTCCGTTACGTCGGTGCGCAACATGCTGGGCTTCACCGGCACCTTCCGGGGCAAGCGGTTGTCGGTGATGGGGCACGGCATGGGCGTGCCCTCCATCTCCATCTACGCGACGGAGCTGGTGAAGAACTACGGTGCGAAGGTGCTCATCCGCGTGGGCAGCTGCGGCGCGCTGCGCACGGACGTGAAGCTGCGCGACGTCATCGTGGCGATGGGCGCGGGCACGGACTCCAACGTGAACCGCATGCGCGTGATGGGGCACGACTTCCCGGCGGTGGCGGACTTCACGCTGGCCCGGCGCGCGGTGGAGGCTGCGGAGAAGCGCAACAAGCCGGTGCGCGTGGGCAACGTCTTCACCTCGGACCTCTTCTACCACCCGCAGGAAGCGCTCAACGCGACGCTGGAGAAGATGGGCATCCTGGCGGTGGAGATGGAGATCGCCGGCCTGTACGGCGTGGCCGCGGAGTTCGGCGCGCGGGCGCTGTCCCTGCTCACCGTGTCGGACCACATCCGCACCGGCGAGCACCTGTCGCCGGAGGACCGTCAGACGACGTTCGACGAGATGATCGAACTGGCGTTGGACGTGGCCGCCTCCGAGGCGTGA